A region from the Neurospora crassa OR74A linkage group V, whole genome shotgun sequence genome encodes:
- a CDS encoding nucleolar protein 16, whose product MGRELQKRKKRSSRAKVQTHTIKKKVLNPQGSGIVAKAWNKKETLSQNYSRFGLVAKLGTAAGGMAKKSAAANYAGITKDDPLAVKSADRGLFEVREVKVERDASGKIVKVLRSDNPLNDPLNEIESDSESEEPKPKNPTHDIEWHGISDDRQEMIAQSSRPEVVRMLEEEASRPVEKTVRYQSERELEWLQRLVAKHGDDVAAMVRDIKLNPMQQTKGDITKRLRKAGLLQ is encoded by the exons ATGGGCAGAGAACTTCAGAAGCGCAAGAAGCGCTCGTCTCGCGCCAAGGTCCAGACGCATACCATCAAGAAGAAGGTCTTGAACCCCCAGGGCAGCGGCATCGTTGCCAAGGCCTG gaacaagaaggagaccCTCTCACAAAACTACTCCCGCTTCGGTCTCGTCGCCAAGCTCGGcaccgccgccggcggcATGGCCAAGaagtccgccgccgccaactaCGCCGGCATCACCAAGGATGATCCTTTGGCCGTCAAGTCGGCCGATCGCGGCCTGTTCGAGGTCCGCGAGGTCAAGGTCGAGCGTGACGCCTCGGGCAAGATCGTCAAGGTCCTGCGCTCGGACAACCCGCTCAACGACCCGCTCAACGAGATCGAGTCCGACTCCGAATCCGAGGaacccaagcccaagaaccCAACCCATGATATCGAATGGCACGGCATCAGCGACGACCGCCAGGAGATGATTGCCCAGAGCAGCCGGCCCGAGGTGGTCCGGAtgctcgaggaggaggcgtcGCGCCCTGTGGAGAAGACGGTGCGCTACCAGAGCGAGCGCGAGCTAGAATGGCTGCAGCGACTAGTGGCTAAGCACGGCGACGATGTAGCTGCCATGGTGCGCGACATCAAGTTAAACCCGATGCAGCAGACCAAGGGCGACATTACCAAGCGGTTGAGGAAGGCTGGCTTGTTGCAGTAA